From Primulina tabacum isolate GXHZ01 chromosome 2, ASM2559414v2, whole genome shotgun sequence, one genomic window encodes:
- the LOC142537344 gene encoding protein LURP-one-related 6-like, with translation MAAKPGGGMMMMMPIVSKEYCSPDEVVRAVRRRPNVPNGGGFVVADCGQRVVFKVDGCGILGKKEKMILKDGEGNDLLLLRRKGAIIEALSITRQWKGFTRDFLGSRKLVFTLKEPNSCFSKNTPIRISAESTEFSTYRNLEIMGDFQQRSCTIVGSKGDVIAQVGVKEEVEQVMSSRDLYHVRIKAGIDQAFVFGVIAVLDYIYDGSTRC, from the exons ATGGCTGCTAAACCAGGTGGTggaatgatgatgatgatgccaATAGTAAGCAAGGAGTATTGTTCGCCTGATGAGGTGGTTCGTGCGGTTAGGAGGCGGCCGAACGTGCCGAATGGCGGTGGATTCGTGGTGGCGGATTGCGGCCAACGGGTTGTTTTTAAAGTGGATGGATGTGGGATTCTTGGCAAGAAAGAAAAGATGATTCTTAAAGATGGGGAAGGAAATGATTTGCTACTTCTAAGGCGAAAG GGAGCAATAATCGAAGCACTAAGCATCACGAGACAATGGAAAGGCTTCACTCGCGACTTCTTGGGATCGCGCAAGCTTGTTTTCACCTTGAAAGAACCAAATTCATGTTTTTCGAAGAATACTCCCATCAGGATCTCCGCTGAATCAACGGAGTTCAGCACTTACAGAAACCTTGAAATTATGGGTGATTTCCAGCAAAGATCTTGCACCATTGTCGGTTCCAAGGGAGATGTAATAGCACAG GTTGGAGTAAAGGAAGAGGTGGAGCAAGTGATGTCAAGCAGGGACTTGTACCATGTAAGAATAAAGGCTGGAATTGATCAAGCCTTTGTTTTTGGAGTGATTGCGGTTCTCGATTACATATACGATGGATCCACCAGATGCTGA